The genomic stretch CAGTGACGGAAACTTGCTATGAAGATTTCATTACATTGCCATTACATTCAGGAATGAGTGATGAAGACGCCAAGGACGTTGTAAATGCTGTAAAAAAAGTTTTAAATTACTTTTCGAAAAATAGATTGTAAGTAACAATCAATCTCTATTTAAATGGGAGTGTAAAAATGAAAGTTGTCGCTATAATTCAAGCACGAATGGGTTCTACAAGATTACCTGGTAAAGTACTGTTAAAAGTATTGAATAAACCTTTATTAGCCTATCAAATAGAACGGGTAAAAAGAGCAAAGCTAATTGACGAAATCATAGTAGCAACAACTACAAACGAAATAGATCTAGAAATCGTGAATTTTTGTGAATTCATGTCTATATCTTGTTACCGTGGCTCAGAGGATGATGTTTTATCCAGATATTTTGAAGCAGCGTCTTTGTACAATGCAGATCTAATCGTTCGACTCACTTCTGATTGTCCTTTAATCGATCCAACTATTATCGACACGGTTATCAATGAATTCATATTAAATATGCATCATATTGACTATGCTTCGAATACTGTTCAAAGGAGTTTCCCTATTGGGATGGACATTGAAGTGATGTCTTTTTCTTTATTAAAGACAATTAATCAGTTACAACTACCTGAATCTTATCGAGAACATGTTACCCCCTTTATATACCGCTCACAAAAATATACCAATAGACAAATCGTTCAAAAAGTAAATAAAAGTCATATTCGACTTACCGTTGATACTCCTGAAGATTTTAAGTTGATCAGTACGATTATCGAGGAAATCTATCCAATTAATCCTTTCTTCACATTACAGGACCTATACAATTTATTCGAAAGAAAGCCTGAATTATTAACGATTAATTACCATATTAAGCAAAAGCAAATAGAGGAATTTAATGAACAGTAAATCGATTTATTTTCGAGTTGATGCTTCTTATGAAATCGGAACTGGTCATGTTATGCGCTGCTTGACTCTTGCTAATTTATTTTCAAAATATGGGATTAATATTGTGTTTATTTGTCGAGATTTGCAAGGTAATTTAAATTATTTGATAGAAGAACATGGTTATAAATTGTGTACTCTACCAAGTGGAGCAAGTAATCAAGATTTTCCTCAAAAACTAGAAAATTCTTATGAAGCCTGGTTGTCAGTTGATTGGAAGACAGATGTATTGCAAACAGTAAACGTTATGAATAATAATCCATCAAAATCGTGTTTCATTATTGACCACTATTCGATTGATTTCAAATGGGAAGAATTATTTTATCAGCTAGTCAGAAAAGAAATAATCGTAATAGATGATTTAGCAAATCGAAATCATTTTTGTCATATTCTTTTAGATCAGAATCTTTCTAACAATAGTGAGCGGTATCAAGATTTAGTACCTGCAAACTGTGTGAAATTCATAGGCACGCCATATGTCATATTACGTAAAGAATTCATG from Arthrobacter citreus encodes the following:
- a CDS encoding glycosyltransferase family protein, whose translation is MKVVAIIQARMGSTRLPGKVLLKVLNKPLLAYQIERVKRAKLIDEIIVATTTNEIDLEIVNFCEFMSISCYRGSEDDVLSRYFEAASLYNADLIVRLTSDCPLIDPTIIDTVINEFILNMHHIDYASNTVQRSFPIGMDIEVMSFSLLKTINQLQLPESYREHVTPFIYRSQKYTNRQIVQKVNKSHIRLTVDTPEDFKLISTIIEEIYPINPFFTLQDLYNLFERKPELLTINYHIKQKQIEEFNEQ